The proteins below come from a single Mya arenaria isolate MELC-2E11 chromosome 6, ASM2691426v1 genomic window:
- the LOC128236555 gene encoding uncharacterized protein LOC128236555 — MAATPIKLVSVCTLCLVSDKRLFCIANKRAANIHAQSVVEFLVSKPITNIMDKLFLCQSCMKLCDKLTTYRGNAIAHVERVTTESCRAKRCANTPVETLQTLSRSPSAAESITLSVEKLKLSDGTDQFRSKSATAQKARRSIQFQDHSYAVKNKSRSPSAAETIIHSVEKLQLSDDRDKSRSSSATAPTAKRSILFEEHAYMKTKTTEVHCSLDTLEKETELKILMKTLSDIQDSHMQELDSQLSCFSGMKSFLFKKDGLSEDTFFLDAVLEMCKGCPLLAQCIFTALGKKISKEAMIATAATIYGMILHCRNKQVSGLQRLLTTVCIRYNADNKMIVPSTTMTTVHQFCF; from the exons atggcggcgaCGCCAATAAAATTAGTGTCTGTCTGCACTTTATGCTTAGTTTCAGATAAACGACTCTTTTGCATAGCAAATAAAAGAGCAGCTAATATTCATGCGCAATCAGTAGTTGAATTCTTGGTTTCGAAACCAATTACAAACATTATGGACAAGCTCTTCCTTTGCCAGTCCTGTATGAAACTATGCGACAAGTTGACAACGTACAG GGGGAATGCCATAGCACATGTTGAAAGAGTGACTACAGAATCTTGTCGAGCTAAAAGATGTGCCAATACACCAGTTGAGACTCTGCAAACACTGTCTAGGAGTCCAAGTGCTGCTGAAAGTATTACCCTCTCTGTCGAGAAACTGAAACTCTCAG ATGGAACAGATCAATTCAGAAGCAAGAGTGCCACTGCTCAAAAAGCAAGACGGAGCATACAGTTTCAGGACCATTCCTATGCAGTGAAAAATAAGTCCAGAAGTCCAAGTGCTGCAGAAACTATTATCCACTCTGTTGAGAAACTGCAACTATCAG ATGATAGAGATAAAAGCAGAAGCAGTAGTGCCACGGCCCCAACAGCAAAAAGGAGCATTCTGTTTGAAGAACATGCATATatgaagacaaaaacaacagaagTTCACTGTTCCCTAGATACATTAGAGAAGGAAACTGAATTAAAAATTCTAATGAAAACATTAAGTGACATTCAAGACAGTCATATGCAAGAACTAGACTCTCAGCTGAGCTGTTTTTCTGGAATGAAgagttttcttttcaaaaaggACGGTTTAAGTGAGGATACTTTCTTCCTGGACGCAGTTCTGGAGATGTGCAAGGGTTGTCCTCTTCTTGCTCAATGTATTTTTACAGCATTgggtaaaaaaatatctaaagaGGCGATGATAGCAACTGCAGCAACAATATATGGTATGATTCTGCACTGTCGAAACAAACAAGTGTCTGGTTTACAACGACTGCTGACTACAGTGTGTATACGATACAATGCAGACAACAAG atgaTTGTGCCctcaacaacaatgacaacggTACATCAATTTTG CTTCTGA
- the LOC128236553 gene encoding uncharacterized protein LOC128236553: MRMDVTSRNKDYHFFATDFTLDRVNLDHLSKVTPNVEAVQARCFLPNDEEQHYYKKSLKILLGRELQKLDGFKWMSSLIPAHIPHPLDEEMKKKSDIFILPVSLNNETTYSDCVKIMDECSGSINRWYTKAGRVGDLDELKVPFGGDQLTRVRLQGAKSLRAGAHTATERFDHLHPIIVELFHTLQDFLEKMAKKFLNLQCGRDQGTLGNMKIQIQRSNVNGNVKSRYKAHEDFVVTCGLSYFLSYIMHHFNMATITDSPKHNSITEGLSNWTNVNKMKVFNTLMEEILTDLYIPFDVQGMEQDDSHEVEVTIQEHETLQCYQYTANVTDGKNVNIPLNINGCDLVVVTNLESLKKGCSLKVVNTEINVMLKMVEKNDDLLNYVKNFLQWFFIIVQMKDAVREGDVKRISIVLKNMIPFFYSHSRLSKYLTECIDYILKTEHTLSPYMSLKVQAGSVVNPKGRPGKNKAADIQKENEVKLLKTLIRSLGANKTEKSIVAITKAAPEIFRITENFESMIKLKAVKSSHKAKSMADDIQILLGKINPLDIWTPHHDRQLQQKVPRSPFAFDKAGLIYIIEITVKRLLRDLPVNNDEDEENEDE, from the exons ATGAGAATGGATGTTACCAGTAGGAACAAGGACTATCATTTTTTCGCTACAGACTTTACCCTTGACAGAGTAAACTTAGACCATTTAAGTAAGGTTACTCCTAATGTTGAGGCAGTACAAGCTCGATGCTTTTTGCCGAATGATGAGGAACAACACTACTACAAAAAGAGCCTTAAAATACTCCTTGGACGTGAGCTCCAGAAGCTTGATGGTTTCAAATGGATGTCTAGTCTCATCCCAGCACATATTCCACACCCACTAGATGAAGAGATGAAAAAAAAGTCTGACATTTTCATTCTTCCAGTGTCTCTGAACAATGAGACGACATATTCAGATTGCGTCAAGATTATGGATGAATGTTCTGGCTCAATCAACAGATGGTATACGAAAGCTGGAAGAG TTGGAGATTTAGACGAGTTGAAGGTACCATTTGGGGGTGACCAGCTGACACGTGTCCGGCTGCAGGGGGCCAAGTCACTACGTGCAGGTGCCCATACAGCAACTGAGCGTTTTGATCATCTGCACCCTATCATTGTGGAGCTCTTTCATACTCTCCAAGACTTCTTAGAG aaaatggcGAAAAAGTTCCTGAACCTCCAGTGTGGACGCGACCAAGGTACATTGGGTAACATGAAAATTCAGATCCAGAGATCCAATGTCAATGGAAATGTGAAAAGTCGctataag GCACATGAAGACTTTGTTGTAACGTGTGGGCTGAGTTACTTCCTGTCatacataatgcaccatttcaacATGGCTACAATCACGGACAGTCCCAAGCACAACAGCATCACTGAAGGGCTATCAAACTGGacaaatgtgaacaaaatgaaGGTCTTCAATACATTAATGGAGGAGATACTTACTGATCTTTATATTCCATTTGATGTCCAGGGAATG gAACAAGATGACAGTCATGAAGTTGAAGTCACTATCCAGGAACATGAAACACTGCAATGCTATCAGTATACAGCAAATGTTACAGATGGGAAAAATGTTAACATTCCACTGAACATAAATGGCTGTGACTTAGTTGTTGTGACGAATTTGGAATCTTTGAAGAAAGGATGTTCATTGAAAGTAGTTAATACAGAGataaatgttatgttgaaaATGGTTGAAAAGAATGATGATCTATTGAATTATGTCAAGAATTTTCTTCAATGGTTTTTCATCATTGTACAAATGAAAGATGCAGTTCGTGAGGGTGATGTTAAACGGATCAGTATTGTTCTTAAAAACATGATTCCATTTTTTTACAGTCATTCAAGGTTGTCCAAATATCTAACAGAATGCATAGATTACATCCTTAAGACAGAGCATACATTGTCTCCATATATGTCACTCAAGGTACAAGCAGGATCTGTTGTAAATCCAAAAGGTAGGCCTGGTAAAAACAAGGCTGCAGATATTCAAAAGGAAAATGAagtcaaattattgaaaacacttATCCGTTCTCTTGGTGCAAACAAAACTGAGAAATCGATAGTTGCAATTACTAAAGCAGCACCGGAAATATTTCGAATAACGGAAAACTTTGAGAGTATGATCAAATTAAAGGCTGTAAAAAGTTCTCACAAGGCTAAGTCAATGGCGGATGACATACAGATTCTGCTTGGGAAAATAAATCCGTTAGATATTTGGACACCTCACCATGATCGTCAGTTACAACAGAAAGTCCCAAGGTCACCATTTGCTTTTGACAAAGCAGGCTTGATATATATAATTGAGATTACTGTCAAGCGACTGCTCCGAGATTTGCCTGTCAATAACGATGAAGACGAGGAAAATGaagatgaataa
- the LOC128236554 gene encoding ATP-dependent DNA helicase Q1-like has protein sequence MDVFDSCLHSSLQRMNISFKLREEQKQCLENVFNLRDTIAVLPTGFGKSLIFQLLPCLMQEKLQRQEPMIVVIVTPLNSIMEDQVSSLKSKVISACFLSYDGCVVSTFDDGDDEVGNTNEEDAEGKVRLPTSMSLSDLKNGCSNLIYAHPEALQSKEIMKILHSRTYQERVCAIVVDEAHMVSEWGDEFRPSFKRLGELTCIFPKAGHIALTATATPTKIKDLAAVLQYSSECVISLNPDRPNIYLEVLTRPPNVRKYEKYDSLINPISKELCEKLVDFPVTIMYMESLEALGYCYQYVSHDLKEKQYTGEAIPENRIFAQYHTDYTQDMKRHIVNELTKETPKLRLVMATVALGMGLNAPSVTRIIHCRPPTTLEEYLQEMGRAGRKGQQAEAILYYNNSDISKSRKGMSQSMISYCKNEQTCLRLQLVQHFGFNHVVYSGESIKCCSNCKRVFSRGLLE, from the exons aTGGACGTGTTTGACAGTTGTTTACATTCTTCGCTACAAAGaatgaacatttcttttaaattgagGGAAGAACAGAAGCAATGCttggaaaatgtttttaatttaagagATACTATTGCAGTGCTACCGACAGGTTTCGGGAAAAGTTTGATTTTTCAGTTATTACCATGTTTAATGCAAGAAAAACTTCAAAGACAAGAGCCAATGATAGTTGTGATTGTGACTCCATTAAATTCGATCATGGAAGACCAGGTTTCCAGCCTAAAGTCGAAGGTTATTTCTGCGTGCTTTCTTTCCTATGATGGATGTGTCGTTTCCACATtcgatgatggtgatgatgaagTTGGTAACACAAACGAAG AGGATGCCGAAGGCAAAGTACGGCTACCAACGTCAATGTCCCTTAGTGATCTGAAGAACGGGTGTAGCAACCTCATATATGCTCACCCTGAGGCTTTACAAAGCAAGGAAATTATGAAAATTCTCCATTCAAGGACCTACCAAGAACGTGTGTGCGCCATTGTTGTTGATGAGGCTCATATGGTGTCTGAATG GGGTGATGAGTTTCGACCATCGTTTAAACGGCTAGGGGAATTGACCTGCATTTTCCCAAAAGCTGGTCATATCGCCCTGACTGCCACTGCTACACCAACGAAAATCAAGGACCTTGCAGCTGTTTTACAGTACTCATCAGAATGCGTGATATCTTTAAACCCAGACCGACCAAACATCTACTTGGAAGTTTTAACAAGACCTCCAAATgttagaaaatatgaaaaatatgacaGTTTAATTAATCCCATTTCTAAGGAGCTTTGTGAAAAACTGGTCGATTTTCCTGTTACAATTATGTATATGGAGAGTTTGGAAGCTTTGGGATATTGCTACCAATATGTTTCCCATGACCTCAAAGAGAAACAGTATACTGGGGAAGCTATACCAGAAAACCGTATTTTTGCACAATACCACACAGACTACACTCAAGACATGAAAAGACACATCGTGAATGAACTTACAAAGGAAACACCTAAACTGCGACTTGTTATGGCAACAGTTGCACTTGGAATGGGGCTAAATGCTCCCTCTGTTACCCGTATAATTCATTGCAGACCTCCAACAACACTTGAGGAGTATTTACAAGAAATGGGACGGGCAGGCCGTAAGGGTCAACAAGCAGAAGCTATTCTTTATTACAACAACAgtgatatttcaaaatcaagaaAAGGGATGAGTCAGAGCATGATCAGTTACTGTAAGAATGAGCAAACTTGTCTGAGACTTCAATTAGTTCAACATTTTGGATTTAATCACGTTGTGTATTCTGGAGAAAGTATAAAGTGCTGTTCTAATTGCAAAAGGGTTTTCTCAAGAGGTCTACTAGAATAA
- the LOC128237859 gene encoding baculoviral IAP repeat-containing protein 7-B-like, producing MSLNSKQKHDTAKPTPASVGISTIKPKFQQYALPSKRHESYTEASTPWPDTSPVKVEDLVAAGLVYTGVGDSVRCYHCGGGLLNWEPGDDPMEQHAKWYPTCQYVLICKGKHYIHSVEAGENPEQMSARRPNASIASLCKYHLRLW from the exons ATGTCACTCAAT AGCAAACAGAAGCATGACACTGCCAAACCCACACCCGCCTCAGTTGGAATCAGCACCATAAAACCAAAGTTTCAGCAATATGCACTTCCTTCGAAAAGACATGAGTCATATACTGAGGCCTCGACGCCGTGGCCTGACACTTCGCCCGTCAAAGTTGAAGACTTGGTGGCCGCCGGACTCGTATATACAG GTGTTGGAGACAGTGTGCGTTGCTACCATTGCGGCGGTGGTCTCCTGAACTGGGAGCCGGGAGACGACCCGATGGAGCAGCATGCCAAGTGGTATCCGACCTGCCAATATGTCCTTATTTGCAAGGGCAAACATTACATCCACAGTGTCGAGGCTGGCGAAAACCCCGAACAAATGTCAGCAAGAAGACCTAATGCAAGTATTGCCAGCCTTTGTAAATATCATCTTAgattgtggtaa